CACACATCAGTAGAAATAAAAAGCAGGTcagccaaataaggagaaactgtttccactggcaggaggttcggtaaccagacaacacagatttatggtaattggcaaaagagccagaggggatatgaggagaaatgttttcacgcagcgagttgttctgatctggaatgcgctgcctgaaagggcggtggaagcagattcaataataactttcaaaagggaatcggataaatacgtgaatcagagaaatttacagggctgtggggaaagagcagggggactaattggatcgctcttttaaagagcctgcacaggcacgatgggctgaatggcctccttctgtgctgtaagattccatgattttttggaggaggggattaTAACCTGCAAAGACAAGCAAAAAAAGAGTAAAGTTCACAATACAATGTCAACTCATATTGTACACAACACCAAAATATGGTCCTTTTAAATTAATTGCACTGTCTATATATTTTCTGTAAGTACTTTACGCAGTGAATTAGTTAACGGGTAAACGTGCCTCATTTGATCAGAAATGCTGTACTTCCCgctggtgtgagtgaggggaatGATTAGATTCAGTATCTACGCTCAGTTCACATCTGTGCCGCGATATTCGTTTCTGTCTTTCCATTGAGAACCCTTGGGCGATGGCCCTGTGGTGGAGGGCACTACCCAAGGCCGAAGAGAGTAGGAGCGAAGACAGGATAAACATGAGATCAGgtgacctcccccacccccccccccgccccccccgcctgaAATTGGCGTTTGAAATCCCCGGagggagggaagactgagggaggtgaggaggggaAAGTCTTCAAAAACTTCAACACGTCTTCCTTGTTCTAACTATCTTGCTCTGGTATTTCACTGAATGGTTCCCATGGCCTATCACATAGACATCGAGGAGGTAGGATGTCCCAGCCTCCAGACCCTCAATGCGTTCTGTCATCACAGCCTTCCGAAGGTCCGAGGCACGGAAGTATTTGCAAGCCACCTTCTCTGACTTGCTCCTTGCCCTTGGGTGGAGGCAACGGTTTGGCAGTTCGGTCGGTTTCTCCCTGTCCTCCACTAGCTTTCTGTAGACGCAGTATTTATTCATCTCCTGAGTGCCCAGCCAGGCAACAGtcaaggaagagcaggagcgCAGTCTGTCAAAGACTTTGAGTCTGGTGTCACCGGGAAGGGTTGGGAACGGTTGCTTGTTGGGGTGAGTGGTAATGTGCACTTTCAGCAAGGCCCGCCTCCCTTTACCTGCCTTCAGACGTAGCAGGTACCTCGCCTTGGGCTTGCCAATGAGCTGGAAATGCTTGACTCCCTCGACGTCCTGGGAAGTGACTAACTTCCTGTTCTGCCTGACCTGAACGTGGACCATCTGGTAGCAGGTCTGAAGGGAAAGCATCACCGCCCGATGGGAGGAGACCGGTTTGAAGTGGAGGAACCTGGTAGCTCCGCGCTTGACTAAGATCTCAGTCACCCTCCCGCGTTTCAGCTCCAGCACTTTTTGCTTCACCTCCTCCTTGGTCTTAACAAATGTCCCGATGTAGGCCGAGCTCTCGTTGGTCAGCAGGTTGGAAACGAAGACATCAAAGTAATACTGGGTGCCAGGTCTGAGCCGAGTCACGGTGAACACGTTCTTGGTCCCAATGCAGGTTTTCTCAATGTCCACCGGGGGATCTACTGAAAGTTCATTAGACCGAGGTCTAACAGCTGGGTTTTCAAGGAGGGTCTCTCCGAAAGACCAAACAGTTGACTGGCCAATCATTTTTTTTCTCGGAGGTCGCCCGATTCGACCTTCCCTAAAAGGTTGTCCGCCAAACGCCAGGTTGGGAACGTACCTCCCTGGCCCTTCGAGGGAAGGGTGATTGACCACATCACCAGGGCGTGCGGACTTTGACATCCCCCGATCCAGCTCTGACCACGGCGTCTTGTCGAAAATGCTGCCCTCTTTTAGTTTAGCCTCAACGGCGCACAGGCTTTTGTAGTTATGCTCCTTATTGACGACCACACAGTACTGGGCGGGTTGGTGGAACTCAGCGATAGCTGCACTTGACTTCCAGGCCAGGGAAACACTCGTGCGCCCCACAAATGTCAGGTCCAGCCTTGAGTCGCTGGGCAGTTTGGGGTATGGTTGGTCAGATTCAGGGGTGGATGTTGCGTAAACATTGAATACGGTGTCCTTCTCCACCGACACGAGCTCCAGTCTGTAGATGCCGGCGGGGCTATCAGCAATGGCGTAGGACTCGATGCCGTTGCCTTGGTAATAAAATAACTCTGCACTTTGCCCATGGACCGTCTCCTTGGGCGCTTTCTGTAAACGAAGAGGCTCCGATTCGCCTGTTAAAAGAAGAAATGATAAGgtgattgttaattgtatccatgtgatttatatcaattagtgttaattatattcaggtggtgagtatcaattgggaactctcttgtatccatttataagagagctgatctagggcgtGGTGTGGGTGTGATgcggatctctgtgaataaaggctcggaagcaactgaagaccaggctctagtattcgatccttcaccaccgggctatcccaATTTACAACAGTTATTACATCCCAGTCGATAAACCATCATAATGACACTCCCAAAGAGAGTCAGAGTCTCCTAGTTGCTGCAGTTAGGAACAATTTGCATCAGATATAGATGCGCCGCCAAGTTTGAAAAGAGTAGGGGAGAAGATGTGTCAAATCAATAATTAATGATTAAGGGAACATGAAGTTTGGGTTTGAAGGAACTACCCTTCCAAACTCCAGGGCAGGTTGCCCATCCTGAGAACCATGGGCCACACGTTGGCTTCTGATCCCTGGCAATCTGTCCCTTGGAGCCTGGACAACTCAGCCCTGTTGATCTTTATCTTGCCCAGATGCTTGTTTAAATTTTGTGGGCCTGAAGGATTGGAAAGGGCTTTTGTTTTTAGGCACTGtttcctcattggtggataaagccTATATTGGAACACTAAGATCATTTGGTATTCACAACTTGAGATACTTGCGAGCTAAcgggaacaacaacaacatcatcaacaacaacaacaacaacaacaacaacaacaacaacatacatacatacatacatttatacagcacctttaatgtagaaaaacgtcccaaggcgcttcacaggagcgattatctaacaaaatttgacaccgagccacataaggagatattaggacaggtgaccaaaagcttggtcaaagagataggttttaaggagcgtcttaaaggaggagagagaggtagagaggtggagaggtttagggagggaattccagagcttagggcccaggcagctgaagggatttgaacacaaggatgagagttttaaatctGAGGCGATGCCAGTCTGGGagctgatgtaggtcagcgagggcaggaaggtgatgggagaacgggacttggtgtgagttagggtgcgggcagcagagatttagaacataaggacataagaacataagaaataggagcaggagtaggcgattcagcccctcaagcctgctccgctattcaatcagatcatggctgatcttcgacctcaactccactttcccatccgatccccatatcccttgattcctctagagtcgaaaaatctatcgacctcagccttgaatatactcaatgactcagcatccacagccctctggggtagagaattccaaagattcacaaccctctgcatgaagaaattcctcctcatctcagtcttgaatggctgaccccgtatcctgcgattatgctccctagttctagactctctagccaggggaaacaatctctcaacatctaacctgtcaagctccCTTGTAATCTTATGTTTCAGTGAGGTCACCTCtccttctcctaaactccagagagtataggcccattctactcaacctctcttcataggacaaccctctcatcccaggaattaatctagtgaacctttgttgcatcgcctctaaggcaagtatatccttccttagataaggagaccaaaactgtacacagtactccaggtgaggtctcaccaatgccctgtacaactgtagtaagacttccttactcttgtactttgcaataaaggccaacatgccatttactttcctaattgcttgctgtacctgcatactaactttttgtgtttcttgtacgaggacacccaagtctctctgaacaccaacatttaatagtttctcaacatttaaaaaattctgtttttctatttttcgtaccaaagtgaataacctcacattttcccacattatactccatctgccacctttttgcccactcacttaacctgtctatatccctttgcagactctttgtgtcctcctcacagcttactttcccacctagctttgtatcgtcagcaaatttggatacaaagagagagaccggtgatgttacggaggtggaaggtagacgttgggccgaagggcctgtttccatgttgtaagatGGAGTAAGAGGTGTAACAAGGGCTAGTGATCTGTGGTGGCAAATGATCTGTACTCAGATCCACTCAAAAACTGGCATTTTCACTGCCACAGGACTTTTTTCTGAGTTAATGCGCTGGGACTGAGTGAcactgagcgagagagagagcaaaagagagggagagcgagagagatcgagagagagaaagtgcgagaacgagagaaagcgagagagagacacacaaagagggagagagtgagagagagagaaagagagcgaggtagagagaaagacccagagagagtgagagagagggagagggagagagagagagagagaaagagcgagaatgagagaaagcgagagagacagagagagagagacaaagatggagagtgtgagagagagagaggtagagagaaagacccagagagagtgagagagagggagagggagagagatcgagagagagagagtgcgagaacgagagaaagcgagagagacagagagagagagacaaagatggagagtgtgagagagagagagagagaggtggagagaaagacctagagagagtgagagagagggagagggggagagagagagagagcgaaacagagagagacagagagagctgagcgagacagagagtgagagagagcgagcgaaagagagagacagagagagagacaaagagagagagtgtgagagagagagagatagagagaaagagccaGAGTGAGCAAGCGAGATGGacagcaagagaaagagagagtgaaattgagagagcgaaagagagagtgaggaagaatgtgacagagagactaagagagagagagagagcaagacagagacagtgagagagagtgcaagacagagacagtgggagagagtgcaagacagagacagtgagagagagagtgcaagacagagacagtgagagagagtgcaagacaaagacagtgagagagagagtgcaagacagagacagtgagagagagagtgcaagacaaagacagtgagagagagtgcaagacaaagacagtgagagagagtgcaagacaaagacagtgagagagagagagtgcaagacagagacagtgagagacagacaaacaAACCTACATATTTCTGCTGTGTGCTATGATGTAATCTCAACCTCATCTAAGGATCAAATAGCGGTGTTTAGTCTCCCAAACTGATTGTGACTAATTGCTTGGTGAGTCTTTAGTCTTTTATATTCCATTGAATCATTATCTCCTCTAGCTGGAATCCCTCGGTGAGATCTAAGGGCTGGCTGCAGCAATTGTAGGAGACTCTTAGATGCAGAAACACTGTATTCCATTTACGATTTACAGTGTTAAAAGGACACCATGGCAACCAGGTAATACAAACACACCTGCAAAGTGGTATTTTTATCCCAATAAAGCCCCTTCTATCAACCCCGGCTTAATTCCAATTGAGATGTCAAGTTGCACTCATTTACAAAAAGAGATTATAGGAGTATCATCACTTTGGTTTAGACAAAGATGCAGCATATCCTTAAATTGTTGATGGATGTCGATATTCTTTGTCCTTGTGAGGAAATCACTGCATCTCCTCCGGGGTGCTGCATTTTCTGATTTAATTTGAGATGATTGCAGGCGATTTAATGAACGGGGactgggaggggcgaggggatTAATATCCGACCCTTTCacttcttggctcagtgggcagcactctcaactctgagtcagaaggttgtgagttcaagacttgagcacataatctaagctgacactctcagtgcagtactgagggagcgctgcactgtcggaggtgccgtctttcagatgagacattaaaccgaggccccgtctgccctctcaggtggatgtaaaagatcccatgacattgtttcaaagaagagcaggggagttctggcccaATTTTTAAccgtcaaccaacaccactgaaaacagattatccgctcattatcacattgctgttttgtgggatcttgctgtgcgcaaattggcggctgcgttttctacattagaacagtgactacacttcaaaagtacttcattggctgtaaagcaccttgggacatcctgaggtcgtaaaaggcgctatataaatgcacgtctttcttttttttatcaGACTAGAGTTTGCAATCAAGCACCAGAAATCAGTGCATTTTTTATTGCATCACATCGCTCAACTACATCTCAAAACATTTCACATACAGTGGATTACTTAGAAGTCCAGTCACATgtgagtgaccatgaagctgtcggattgtcgtaaaaacccaactggttcactaatgtcctttagggaaggaaacctgccgtccttacccggtctgggcctatatgtgactccagtccccacagcaacatggttgactcttaactgccctctggtaccagtatttttatttccagatttttttttaaactgaattcaaattttcaaattgtcACGGTGGGATTTGTCCACACGCACCTGGATTGAGAGGAATATCACATCAGTAGGGTTAATCATATTAAAGTAATAAATTATCCGAGTTCATGGGTCGCAGAGAACAGAGGGCCGCCTTCTGCAGGtagcaggaaagaaagaacttgcatttatatagcgcctttcacaatctcagaacgCCCCAGAGCgcattacggccaatgaagtacttttgaagtgtagtcactgttgcaatgtaaggaacacagcagccaatttgcgcacagcaagatcccacaaacagaaagtcCGTTTTAGCGATGCTGGTTAAGGGACAAATATTAGGCAGGACGCTGGGGGGAAGGTCCTCTTGAAAATAGTGCTGTGGAGTTTCTTACCTGagcaggacagacagggcctcagcttaacgtcccatccgaaaagacagcacctccaacagtgcagtactccctcagtactgcactgggagtgttagcctgggTTTGGTGTTCAAGCTGCTGGAgggggatttaaacccacaaccgtCTAACTCAGAGGGTGAGGGTGCTATCTACCCTCTCATCTGCGGGCATCCATGGGTAGAGCTGTGACAAGGACGGAATGTATTTGTGAAATGAAAGATCACTTGTTTATCACTTTGTGAGTCTGAAGTCTGATTAAAAGACCTCAGAACACATTAATCTCTAGGGCCTGTTGATCATTGGCACATCAATcgaatacaacaacttgcatttatatactgtctctaacatagtaaaacgttccaaggcacttcacaggagcgattatcaggcaaaaattgacaccgaaccacataaggagatattaggacaggtgactaaaagctcggtcaaagaggtagattttaaagagcgtcttaaaggaggagagagaggtggagaggcggaaaggtttagggagggaattcctgggcttagggcccaggcagctgaaggcacggccgccaatggtggggcgatgaaaatcggggatgtgcaagaggccagaattggaggagcgcagagatcacgaagggttgtagggctggcggaggttacagagatagggagatacaCATTCAGCTGGTGTCTGTTGTTCTCTCACCCGACCCATTTCCGTTGGATCCATCTTCCAGCTCCTGCAGCGTGAGGGTCCATTTTAAAGGTGCGTCGCAGGGCGTGACCCTCACTGTGACCAGCGTGCTGTCTTCCTCCACTATGAAGTAGTATCTTCAGGGAACAAAGACAATTGAGCAGAAAAGACTTAATCATGATTGCCATGTATGCAGTCAGTGACCCCACTGTACTTGGACAGATCCTGCACTTGAGGCTCTAACAGGCCCTGGCATTTACTGGtttataaaaaggaagaaagaattaTTTTGCACCATTCATGACCCCAGGATACcccaaagcgctctacagccaatgacgtacttttgaagtgtggtcactgttgtaatgtaggaaacacagcagccaatttgcgcacagcaagatcccacaaacagtgatgtgataatctgtgtttagtgatgttggttgagggataaatattggcccaggacaccggggagaactccccctgccttatttacaaatagaggcagtgGGATTTTTTaaagccacctgagagggcggacagggcctcggtttaacgtctcatccaaatggcggcgcctccaacaatgcagcactcccgcagtcactgcactgggagcgtcagcctggattataactCAGAAGGGGAGAGTGccatccactgagccacggctgacaccttacaATAGAAAATGGACCAGTCCCAAGTCACAGTGAGCATCTCTGGTAAGCTCATTGGTTTCTAGGGGGGTAAGGGGCAGGCAAGGGGACacgaggggtagattttcaactcgcCGCTCGAGCGTGGAACTGGCGCTGTGCATCGACCGGCCGTTATAGGAACCACCCGATTTCTAATTCTGTTGATCTCAGTAGAATCAGGAGGGTTTCTATGATGTCGGTCCGATCGGCAATGCCAGTTTTAAGCCCGGCCATCGCATTAAAAATCCATCCCATATTCTCAGGCACGGCCCATTCCCAAGACCCTGCTGATGAGGCCGCGTCCAACGAGGACAGTCTAAACAGGCCTGTCCAACATGTCAGCCGCTAGCCATAGGAtttattgggaatccagatgtggctaattgggaatccagatgttgaTAAtagggaatccagatgtggagagttgggaatccagatgtggttaATTAGGAATCCAGATGTGGATGATTGTACttcctgattagtaaataaaaagtgagtaaTCGACACTGTCATTGGTGCGGTGAtgtcaatactcatattcgcatggcgtgtgtgtgtgaactttaacctttttgttggtaaaatggtaaaatGAAAATCAGAGTGTTTTTTTATTGGTTATTTGCTAAAATGGTGTGTAATGTGGGTGAAAATGCCGGAtttcagcaccatggaaacaccaggAACATggtatggagaggggaggggtcatCGTGGTCAGCTCGACCAATTAAAATAGCCGCTCCTGGCCACAAGAAAGCAAACCCAACCAATAACGAGCAGCACCAATGGGAAAAGGGCAAAAAGCATCCAATCACAttctggggagagagcaggggcaggtcTGTATAGAGAGTGGGGTCTGTATGGAGAGCGGGGTCTGTATAGAGAGTGGGGTCTGTATATAGAGAGCGGGGTCTGTATATAGAGAGCGGGGTCTGTATGGAGAGCGGGGTCTGTATATAGAGAGCGGGGTCTGTATGGAGAGCGGGGTCTGTATATAGAGAGCGGGGTCTGGATAGAGAGCGGGGTCTGTATAGAGAGCGGGGTCTGTATATAGAGCGTGGGGTCTGGATAGAGAGCGGGGTCTGTATATAGAGAGTGGGGTCTGGATAGAGAGCGGGGTCTGTATATAGAGAGCGGGGTCTGTATGGAGAGCGGGGTCTGTATATAGAGAGCGGGGTCTGTATGGAGAGCGGGGTCTGTATATAGAGAGCGGGGTCTGGATAGAGAGCGGGGTCTGTATAGAGAGCGGGGTCTGTATATAGAGCGTGGGGTCTGGATAGAGAGCGGGGTCTGTATATAGAGAGTGGGGTCTGGATAGAGAGCGGGGTCTGtatggagagtggggtctggatATAGAGAGTGGGGTCTGTATATAGAGAGTGGGGTCTGTATAGAGAGCGGGGTCTGTATAGAGAGTGGGGTCTGTATATAGAGAGTGGGGTCTGTATAGAGAGCGGGGTCTGTATAGAGAGTGGGGTCTGGATAGAGAGTGGGGTCTGTATATAGAGAGTGGGGTCTGTATAGAGAGCGGGGTCTGTATAGAGAGTGGGGTCTGTATATAGAGAGTGGGGTCTGTATAGAGAGCGGGGTCTGTATAGAGAGTGGGGTCTGTATATAGAGAGTGGGGTCTGTATAGAGAGCGGGGTCTGTATAGAGAGTGGGGTCTGTATATAGAGAGTGGGGTCTGTATAGAGAGCGGGGTCTGTATATAGAGAGTGGGGTCTGGATAGAGAGCGGGGTCTGTATAGAGAGTGGGGTCTGTATATAGAGAGTGGGGTCTGGATAGAGAGCGGGGTCTGTATAGAGAGGGGTCTGTATAGAGAGCGGGGTCTGtatggagagtggggtctgtataTAGAGAGGGGTCTGTATAGAGAGCGGGGTCTGTATATAGAGAGGGGTCTGtatggagagtggggtctgtataTAGAGAGGGGTCTGTATAGAGAGCGGGGTCTGTATATAGAGAGGGGTCTGtatggagagtggggtctgtataGAGAGCGGGGTCTGTATGGAGAGCGGGgtctgtatagagagaggggtctggaTAGAGAGCGGGGTCTGTATGGAGAGCGGGGTCTGtatggagagtggggtctggatAGAGAGGGGTCTGTATATAGAGATGGGTCTGTATATAGAGAGGGGTCTGTATATAGAGAGGGGTCTGTATAGAGAGTGGGGTCTGTATAGAGAGTGGGgtctgtatagagagaggggtctgTATATAGAGAGGGGTCTGTATGGAGAGTGGTGTCTGGATAGAGAGGGGGGTCTGTATAGAGAGGGGGGTCTGTATAGAGAGTGGGGTCTGtatggagagtggggtctgtataTAGAGAGGGGTCTGTATAGAGAGTGGGGTCTGTATAGAGAGTGGGGTCTGtatggagagtggggtctgtataTAGAGAGGGGTCTGTATAGAGAGTGGGGTCTGTATATAGAGAGGGGTCTGtatggagagtggggtctggatAGAGAGGGGGGTCTGTATAGAGAGGGGGGTCTGTATAGAGAGTGGGGTCTGTATATAGAGAGTGGGGTCTGTATAGAGAGCGGGGTCTGTATAGAGAGTGGGGTCTGTATATAGAGAGTGGGGTCTGTATAGAGAGCGGGGTCTGTATAGAGAGTGGGGTCTGTATATAGAGAGTGGGGTCTGTATAGAGAGCGGGGTCTGTATAGAGAGTGGGGTCTGTATATAGAGAGTGGGGTCTGGATAGAGAGCGGGGTCTGTATATAGAGAGTGGGGTCTGGATAGAGAGCGGGGTCTGTATAGAGAGGGGTCTGTATAGAGAGGGGTCTGTATAGAGAGCGGGGTCTGtatggagagtggggtctgtataTAGAGAGGGGTCTGTATAGAGAGCGGGGTCTGTATAGAGAGCGGGGTCTGTATATAGAGAGTGGGGTCTGGATAGAGAGTGGGGTCTGGATAGAGAGTGGGGTCTGTATAGAGAGGGGTCTGTATAGAGAGCGGGGTCTGTATAGAGAGGGGTCTGTATAGAGAGCGGGGTCTGtatggagagtggggtctgtataTAGAGAGGGGTCTGTATAGAGAGCGGGGTCTGTATAGAGAGCGGGGTCTGTATATAGAGAGTGGGGTCTGGATAGAGAGTGGGGTCTGGATAGAGAGTGGGGTCTGTATAGAGAGTGGGGTCTGTATAGAGAGTGGGGTCTGTATAGAGAGTGGGGTCTGTATAGAGAGTGGGGTCTGTATAGAGAGTGGGGTCTGGATAGAGAGTGGGGTCTGTATAGAGAGTGGGGTCTGTATAGAGAGTGGGGTCTGGATAGAGAGCGGGGTCTGTATATAGAGAGGGGTCTGTATAGAGAGCGGGGTCTGTATAGAGAGCGGGgtctgtatagagagaggggtctgtatatagagagtggggtctggatagagagcggggtctgtatatagagagtggggtctggatagagagcggggtctgtatagagagaggggtctgTATAGAGAGCGGGGTCTGtatggagagtggggtctgtataTAGAGAGGG
The Heptranchias perlo isolate sHepPer1 chromosome 14, sHepPer1.hap1, whole genome shotgun sequence genome window above contains:
- the LOC137332631 gene encoding protein NDNF-like; the protein is MSPARTDLLYLLLLSLTCSAQKLPGRDLALVQALYGQLTPQDLSVIPDGAQIAGFLMKDTPKRYYFIVEEDSTLVTVRVTPCDAPLKWTLTLQELEDGSNGNGSGESEPLRLQKAPKETVHGQSAELFYYQGNGIESYAIADSPAGIYRLELVSVEKDTVFNVYATSTPESDQPYPKLPSDSRLDLTFVGRTSVSLAWKSSAAIAEFHQPAQYCVVVNKEHNYKSLCAVEAKLKEGSIFDKTPWSELDRGMSKSARPGDVVNHPSLEGPGRPRSNELSVDPPVDIEKTCIGTKNVFTVTRLRPGTQYYFDVFVSNLLTNESSAYIGTFVKTKEEVKQKVLELKRGRVTEILVKRGATRFLHFKPVSSHRAVMLSLQTCYQMVHVQVRQNRKLVTSQDVEGVKHFQLIGKPKARYLLRLKAGKGRRALLKVHITTHPNKQPFPTLPGDTRLKVFDRLRSCSSLTVAWLGTQEMNKYCVYRKLVEDREKPTELPNRCLHPRARSKSEKVACKYFRASDLRKAVMTERIEGLEAGTSYLLDVYVIGHGNHSVKYQSKIVRTRKTC